The Choloepus didactylus isolate mChoDid1 chromosome 13, mChoDid1.pri, whole genome shotgun sequence genome contains a region encoding:
- the EFCAB9 gene encoding EF-hand calcium-binding domain-containing protein 9: protein MKLREGTFLWYLYLDKTYCLLSVRNVKALVDYFHLLDVHRRNSLNDVLFFHFLHHVTNLNRAQIMAVFDMLDWNAMGEIGFDQFYMLVCILLAHENHLGQQFIYRHSRPVFELLDVDGDMKISLDNFQKYSFLFNIKKQELKELYHVFDMTGDRCLNYKEFKLFTIFSINKYQERQKAEKEKEERALLKKRLSQVRMSHRVFFKNTSE from the exons atgaaactcagagaaggaACCTTTCTGTGGTACCTCTATCTGGACAAAACATACTGTTTATTGTCTGTGAGAAACGTGAAGGCTTTGGTGGACTATTTTCATCTTCTTGACGTGCACCGCAGGAACAGCTTGAATG ATGTGCTGTTCTTTCACTTCCTTCATCATGTGACTAACTTGAACCGGGCACAGATCATGGCTGTGTTCGACATGCTGGACTGGAATGCTATGGGCGAGATTGGCTTTGACCAGTTCTACATGTTGGTTTGCATACTGCTGGCACATGAG AACCATTTGGGACAGCAATTTATCTACCGCCATTCCCGGCCTGTCTTTGAGCTGCTTGATGTGGATGGGGACATGAAAATTAGCCTGGACAACTTCCAAAAGTACAGCTTtctcttcaatattaaaaaacAGGAACTCAAAGAGCTCTACCATGTGTTCGATATGACAGGGGACCGG TGTCTCAATTACAAGGAATTTAAACTGTTTACTATCTTCTCTATCAACAAATaccaagagagacagaaagccgagaaagagaaagaggagagagctTTGCTCAAAAAGAGACTGTCACAAGTTCGTATGAGCCACAGAGTCTTCTTTAAAAACACCTCAGAGTAG
- the LOC119507581 gene encoding ubiquitin-conjugating enzyme E2 L3-like, with the protein MAASRRLMKDNPPYDKGAFRIEINFPAEYPFKPPKITFKTKIYHPNIDEKGQVCLPVISAENWKPATKTDQVIQSLIALVNDPQPEHPLRADLAEEYSKDRKKFCKNAEEFTKKYGEKRPVD; encoded by the coding sequence ATGGCGGCCAGCAGGAGGCTGATGAAGGACAACCCTCCATATGATAAGGGGGCCTTCAGAATCGAAATCAACTTTCCAGCAGAGTACCCATTCAAACCACCGAAGATcacatttaaaacaaagatctACCACCCAAACATCGATGAAAAGGGGCAGGTCTGTCTCCCGGTAATTAGTGCTGAAAACTGGAAGCCAGCCACCAAAACCGACCAAGTCATCCAGTCCCTCATTGCTCTGGTGAACGACCCCCAGCCCGAGCACCCGCTCCGGGCTGACCTCGCCGAAGAATACTCTAAGGACCGTAAAAAATTCTGTAAGAACGCGGAAGAGTTCACAAAGAAATATGGGGAAAAGCGACCTGTGGACTAA
- the RPS23 gene encoding 40S ribosomal protein S23 — MGKCRGLRTARKLRSHRRDQKWHDKQYKKAHLGTALKANPFGGASHAKGIVLEKVGVEAKQPNSAIRKCVRVQLIKNGKKITAFVPNDGCLNFIEENDEVLVAGFGRKGHAVGDIPGVRFKVVKVANVSLLALYKGKKERPRS, encoded by the exons ATGG GCAAGTGTCGTGGTCTTCGTACTGCCAGGAAACTCCGTAGCCACCGACGGGACCAGAAATGGCATGATAAACAGTACAAGAAAGCCCATTTGGGGACAGCGTTGAAGGCCAACCCTTTTGGAGGCGCTTCCCATGCAAAGGGGATCGTGTTGGAAAAAGT AGGGGTTGAAGCCAAACAGCCAAATTCTGCCATCAGGAAGTGTGTCAGGGTCCAGCTAATCAAGAATGGCAAGAAAATCACAGCCTTCGTACCCAATGATGGTTGCTTGAACTTTATTGAG GAAAATGATGAAGTTTTGGTTGCTGGATTTGGTCGCAAAGGTCATGCTGTTGGTGACATTCCTGGAGTCCGCTTTAAGGTTGTCAAAGTAGCCAATGTCTCACTTTTGGCCTTATATAAAGGCAAGAAGGAAAGACCAAGATCATAA